The following proteins come from a genomic window of Microbacterium lemovicicum:
- a CDS encoding substrate-binding domain-containing protein, translating to MMRTKHSFIAGAGLLAAFAMALVGCSTDSGGGDGSAQTVTVDAAAIQPASIVGLGKNGEEPVTVDDLQLTDDETAKVAAGDFTVAISMNTMDIDWSRLTIQGIQDTLDDLGVKVVAVTDAKFDVQQQISDIENLITQKPDAIISIPTDDVATAEAYKKVSAAGIKLIFIHMPANGLVYPQDYQAVIAPDNQGNGEIAAAALAEYIPENGTAGIVDFAVDFYTTNQRTLRVKEWFAENRPDVTLKDAGFTDTGAVGPVAANFMTANPDVAGLFLIWDAPAMQAVASLRNAGVNVPITTIDLGTEVAVDMASGGYIKAVGAQKPYEQGVAEALAAAKALVGSETPAWVALPSVAVTPQNLLESYEDIFRTAPPQEVVDACDASGVCG from the coding sequence ATGATGCGCACGAAGCACAGCTTCATCGCGGGTGCAGGTCTCCTCGCCGCGTTCGCCATGGCCCTCGTCGGATGCTCGACCGACAGCGGAGGCGGAGACGGATCCGCTCAGACCGTCACGGTCGATGCCGCGGCGATCCAGCCGGCATCCATCGTCGGCCTCGGCAAGAACGGCGAAGAGCCGGTCACCGTCGACGACCTCCAGCTCACGGACGATGAGACGGCGAAGGTCGCCGCCGGCGACTTCACCGTCGCCATCTCGATGAACACCATGGACATCGACTGGTCGCGTCTGACGATCCAGGGAATCCAGGACACCCTCGACGACCTCGGGGTGAAGGTGGTCGCCGTCACCGACGCGAAGTTCGACGTGCAGCAGCAGATCTCCGACATCGAGAACCTCATCACGCAGAAGCCCGACGCGATCATCAGCATCCCGACGGACGACGTGGCCACGGCCGAGGCGTACAAGAAGGTGAGCGCGGCCGGGATCAAGCTCATCTTCATTCACATGCCGGCCAATGGGCTCGTCTACCCGCAGGACTACCAGGCCGTGATCGCGCCGGACAATCAGGGCAACGGAGAGATCGCGGCGGCCGCGCTCGCCGAGTACATCCCCGAGAACGGCACGGCGGGCATCGTCGACTTCGCGGTCGACTTCTATACGACCAACCAGCGCACTCTGCGCGTGAAGGAGTGGTTCGCCGAGAACCGCCCCGACGTCACCCTGAAGGATGCCGGGTTCACCGACACCGGAGCGGTCGGGCCGGTCGCGGCGAACTTCATGACGGCCAACCCCGACGTCGCGGGACTGTTCCTCATCTGGGACGCCCCGGCGATGCAGGCGGTCGCCTCGCTGCGGAATGCGGGGGTCAACGTGCCCATCACGACCATCGACCTCGGCACCGAGGTGGCTGTGGACATGGCCAGCGGTGGATACATCAAGGCGGTCGGTGCACAGAAGCCGTACGAACAGGGCGTCGCCGAAGCACTCGCCGCGGCGAAGGCGCTCGTCGGCAGCGAGACTCCCGCGTGGGTCGCACTGCCGTCGGTCGCGGTGACGCCCCAGAACCTCCTGGAGTCGTACGAGGATATCTTCCGCACGGCGCCCCCGCAGGAAGTCGTCGACGCCTGTGACGCCTCCGGCGTCTGCGGCTGA
- a CDS encoding sugar phosphate isomerase/epimerase family protein: MKFAYQVNAWGGVVGTPGAVTDISNGFYLTPGGPAPAIAAIAAAGFSGIEIFDGNLLSLGEGKDDFRRLLDEHSVELAGVYSGGHFIYRDAHEDELARFDRSIAVAAEFGARHFVLGGGAIRSTGRQDQDYVVMAELLDQVADRARSAGLVPSYHPHLGSLAEAPEQIDALLAASSIGLCADVAHLAAGGGDPVQIIDTYADRLDYVHLKDYDPQTGSFMPLGEGVVDMDAVVQAVVRTGYSDWVGVELDGYAGDAADAARRSFAYLDDGPLADSSTLPR, from the coding sequence GTGAAATTCGCCTACCAGGTCAACGCATGGGGCGGGGTCGTCGGCACCCCCGGCGCCGTCACCGACATCTCGAACGGGTTCTACTTGACGCCCGGTGGCCCGGCTCCGGCGATCGCCGCCATCGCCGCCGCGGGCTTCTCGGGCATCGAGATCTTCGACGGCAATCTCCTCTCGCTGGGGGAGGGCAAGGACGATTTCCGCCGCCTCCTGGACGAGCACAGCGTGGAGCTGGCCGGCGTCTACTCGGGCGGCCACTTCATCTACCGCGATGCCCATGAAGACGAGCTCGCGCGCTTCGACCGCTCGATCGCCGTGGCAGCCGAGTTCGGCGCACGTCACTTCGTGCTCGGCGGGGGAGCGATCCGCTCGACCGGTCGTCAGGACCAGGACTACGTCGTCATGGCCGAGCTGCTCGACCAGGTCGCAGACCGGGCCCGTAGCGCGGGCCTCGTACCGAGCTACCACCCGCACCTCGGGAGCCTCGCCGAGGCACCCGAGCAGATCGATGCCCTGCTCGCAGCATCCTCGATCGGTCTCTGCGCCGATGTGGCTCACCTCGCCGCGGGCGGGGGAGACCCGGTGCAGATCATCGACACCTACGCGGACCGCCTCGACTACGTCCACCTGAAGGACTACGACCCCCAGACGGGCAGCTTCATGCCCCTCGGCGAAGGCGTCGTCGACATGGACGCCGTCGTGCAGGCCGTGGTACGCACCGGCTACAGCGATTGGGTGGGCGTCGAACTCGACGGCTACGCCGGCGACGCGGCCGACGCCGCCCGCCGCAGCTTCGCCTATCTCGACGACGGCCCCCTCGCCGACTCGTCGACGCTGCCGCGCTGA
- a CDS encoding DNA-binding protein — protein sequence MSTSSTSLALTMKDAAKLVGVDYRTIKLGIENGTIPTVQLGPRRMIPRIPLLRAFGVDA from the coding sequence ATGAGCACGTCATCCACCTCACTCGCACTAACCATGAAAGACGCCGCGAAACTCGTCGGCGTCGACTACCGCACAATCAAGCTCGGCATCGAGAACGGGACCATCCCCACAGTGCAACTGGGCCCGCGCCGGATGATCCCCCGTATCCCGCTGCTGCGCGCCTTCGGCGTCGACGCCTAA
- a CDS encoding DUF2510 domain-containing protein, protein MTTPADWYEDPTGRFERRYWNGTAWTDHVWAAGAQTVDALVPSPPIAVQESADAIASSQAVEVQPAAHVEVEVAPKRLSRRQAKRQGRDSFETTALAAAHGDQTALEALPALVADAERHYKAKEWEQRRWDTLAIAIRDVVDDDVLTEAEERELFRLADALDLDLQTLAVRDMAVFEELVIAGLNDGRLPTVDAPVMLKSGETARATFGVALMKEVTVREMRGGSHGVSIRVAKGVSYRVGAARAKSVVVGTQMQVQDVGVLTVTNQRAIFTGDKRTLEFRYDKLVGMEQFSDGLRLNVSNRQLASLFRFSASSSPAIAAAFISRQE, encoded by the coding sequence GTGACAACGCCTGCAGACTGGTACGAAGATCCCACCGGGCGGTTCGAGCGCCGGTACTGGAATGGGACAGCGTGGACTGACCACGTGTGGGCCGCCGGCGCACAGACTGTCGACGCCCTCGTGCCGTCTCCACCAATCGCGGTACAAGAATCAGCTGATGCGATTGCGTCATCACAGGCGGTTGAGGTGCAGCCCGCCGCGCACGTGGAGGTCGAGGTCGCGCCCAAGCGTCTCTCGCGGCGACAAGCCAAGCGCCAGGGCCGGGACTCGTTCGAGACCACCGCGCTTGCGGCCGCGCACGGCGATCAAACTGCGTTAGAAGCCCTTCCGGCATTGGTCGCCGACGCTGAGCGTCATTACAAGGCGAAAGAGTGGGAGCAACGCCGCTGGGACACGCTAGCAATCGCGATTCGCGACGTCGTCGATGACGACGTCCTCACCGAAGCCGAAGAGCGGGAGCTGTTCCGACTTGCTGATGCGCTCGATCTCGACCTTCAAACGCTCGCCGTGCGCGACATGGCGGTCTTTGAGGAACTGGTCATCGCTGGGCTCAACGATGGACGCCTCCCGACGGTCGACGCTCCGGTCATGTTGAAGTCGGGTGAAACTGCTCGAGCCACGTTCGGCGTCGCGCTGATGAAGGAAGTTACGGTGCGCGAGATGCGTGGTGGCTCCCACGGTGTGAGCATCCGCGTCGCGAAAGGTGTCAGTTACCGCGTTGGCGCGGCACGCGCCAAGAGCGTCGTTGTGGGAACGCAGATGCAGGTGCAGGACGTCGGCGTCCTCACCGTCACGAATCAGCGCGCGATCTTCACAGGCGACAAACGCACCCTGGAGTTCCGGTACGACAAGCTCGTCGGAATGGAACAGTTCTCCGACGGGCTGCGACTGAACGTCTCGAATCGGCAACTCGCATCACTGTTCCGCTTCAGCGCATCCTCCTCGCCAGCCATCGCCGCCGCGTTCATCAGCCGACAGGAGTAG
- a CDS encoding ABC transporter permease: MSATTSNVFSRRWGGRSAGDFIREYFVYIALVALIVFFSIASPYFLTAGNFANIGRQTAIVSIIAVGMTLVIVNAQIDLSVGSVFALSGMAAALAMQYISNFWLLGALAAIAVGMIFGFANGYITVKLGVPSFLVTLGMLGIARGIALLITDTRPVLITNPSYFAIFGDSRVLGIPIAVVWTVAIVVIGVLLLHKSVFGLRVFATGGNPQAARFTGVNTRRTIIQSFVITGALVGVASILFTGVAHAARPDVGVGLELDVIAAVILGGVSLFGGRGTVVGVLAGSLIIGIMNNGLVLMGVDSSVQQIIKGIIIIAAVSLSKK; this comes from the coding sequence ATGAGCGCGACCACCAGTAATGTCTTCTCGCGCCGGTGGGGCGGGCGCTCCGCGGGCGACTTCATCCGCGAGTACTTCGTCTACATCGCCCTCGTCGCGCTGATCGTCTTCTTCTCGATCGCGTCGCCGTATTTCCTCACCGCGGGCAACTTCGCGAACATCGGCCGGCAGACGGCGATCGTCTCGATCATCGCGGTCGGGATGACGCTGGTCATCGTCAACGCGCAGATCGACCTGTCGGTGGGCAGCGTCTTCGCCCTCAGCGGCATGGCAGCCGCCCTCGCGATGCAGTACATCTCGAATTTCTGGCTTCTCGGTGCGCTCGCGGCCATCGCCGTCGGAATGATCTTCGGCTTCGCCAACGGCTACATCACCGTCAAGCTCGGCGTGCCGAGCTTTCTCGTGACACTCGGCATGCTGGGCATCGCCCGGGGCATCGCCCTGCTGATCACCGACACGCGGCCGGTGCTGATCACCAACCCGAGCTACTTCGCGATCTTCGGAGACAGCCGCGTGCTCGGCATCCCGATCGCCGTCGTCTGGACGGTGGCGATCGTCGTCATCGGCGTTCTCCTCCTCCACAAGAGCGTCTTCGGGCTTCGCGTCTTCGCCACCGGCGGCAACCCGCAGGCCGCCCGCTTCACCGGGGTCAACACCCGGCGCACGATCATCCAGTCGTTCGTCATCACCGGAGCCCTCGTCGGGGTCGCCTCAATTCTGTTCACCGGAGTGGCGCACGCCGCGCGACCCGACGTCGGCGTCGGCCTCGAACTCGATGTCATCGCCGCGGTGATTCTCGGCGGCGTCAGCCTTTTCGGCGGACGCGGCACTGTGGTCGGAGTGCTGGCCGGCTCGCTCATCATCGGGATCATGAACAACGGCCTCGTGCTGATGGGGGTGGACTCCTCCGTGCAGCAGATCATCAAGGGGATCATCATCATCGCCGCCGTCTCGCTCAGCAAGAAATAG
- a CDS encoding AAA family ATPase, with product MYRLTGLESPDFSFRLSGEDLEAHRFSVVIGANGTGKSRLLAHLAAGAMRPMEDRREEVGSRAPLVLAVSNLVIDSFPKPRAWNDSYRYLGLRQATNTVSTGSLNSSLGPYLVELMASWGTRIDLGPVLHHVGVGDYDIVVAKRVRPVGEVGTLERLAPSLDNFGLKPPRQAIEALDGELSDVARDLDISRSLGTGEVLGRRLASLATYFDLHPAILLVSLRRVYGLTLDVRFDGRLEAKHSGLSAGQAMLLSMVVRIAAAIRPGSLVLIDEPETGTHPDWQSSFIPMIKETLPPEAASHFFIASHSPFLVSDANDVLRADGSPLFEEVTSDVRGMSVEGILYRIFGTRVVGNSAVDADLTRVVTWISGREQGAQTPSDIIGAAIRLEGISSEETPTVNAILAELVRVRERPAS from the coding sequence GTGTACCGGCTGACGGGCCTCGAGTCGCCCGACTTCTCATTTCGTCTAAGTGGCGAAGACCTTGAGGCACACCGATTCTCAGTTGTCATTGGCGCCAACGGCACCGGGAAGAGCCGCCTGCTTGCTCACCTTGCGGCTGGGGCCATGCGACCGATGGAAGATCGCAGAGAAGAAGTGGGTTCTCGGGCCCCCCTGGTTCTAGCGGTTTCCAATCTTGTCATCGACTCGTTCCCCAAGCCTCGAGCATGGAACGACTCCTACCGTTATCTTGGGTTGCGGCAAGCCACTAACACCGTCTCGACAGGGTCGCTCAATTCCTCGCTCGGGCCGTACCTCGTCGAACTAATGGCTTCGTGGGGTACCCGGATCGACTTAGGACCGGTGCTACATCACGTCGGTGTCGGCGACTACGACATCGTTGTAGCTAAGCGCGTGCGACCCGTTGGCGAAGTCGGAACCCTTGAGAGGCTCGCGCCGAGCCTAGACAACTTTGGCCTAAAGCCGCCTAGACAGGCGATTGAGGCGCTCGATGGAGAATTGTCCGATGTAGCGCGGGACCTGGACATCTCACGCTCGCTAGGGACTGGCGAGGTTCTCGGTCGACGCCTCGCAAGCCTTGCCACATATTTCGACCTGCATCCTGCCATCCTTCTTGTGAGCTTGCGCCGCGTCTACGGGTTGACCCTCGATGTGCGCTTCGATGGCCGCCTCGAGGCGAAACATTCGGGGCTCAGCGCTGGCCAGGCAATGCTCTTATCCATGGTCGTTCGCATCGCAGCTGCTATTCGGCCGGGTTCGCTCGTTCTAATCGATGAGCCTGAGACGGGCACTCACCCGGACTGGCAGTCTTCATTCATACCGATGATCAAGGAAACGCTACCGCCGGAAGCTGCGAGTCATTTTTTCATTGCGAGTCATTCACCGTTCCTTGTGTCTGACGCCAACGATGTTCTCAGAGCTGATGGCTCACCGTTGTTCGAGGAAGTAACCAGCGACGTGAGGGGCATGTCCGTGGAGGGCATTTTGTATCGAATCTTCGGTACACGGGTGGTCGGCAACTCCGCGGTCGATGCGGACCTCACACGTGTAGTCACCTGGATATCGGGACGTGAACAAGGAGCGCAAACCCCTTCGGACATCATCGGTGCAGCGATCCGACTAGAAGGTATCTCTTCGGAGGAGACTCCTACAGTGAACGCCATTCTCGCCGAGCTTGTGAGGGTTCGGGAGCGCCCAGCGTCATGA
- a CDS encoding sugar ABC transporter ATP-binding protein: MAIPTNQNDASSETVLVAKGVSKAFSGVYALKGVDFDLRAGEVHALLGANGAGKSTLIKILDGVQPQDEGTVEIDGRERTPADIATVFQELSLVPSLSVAENIFLGNEPRNRFTFVDRKKMNRVAKELLEGLGLRLRPEEPVENLSVASRQLVEIAKAIHRDARVLVLDEPTSTLTKADQLLLFESVRDIQKSGVGIIYVTHRLTEVFELADRVTIIRDGRKVLTENVAEMEMATLVREISGTAIDEDGPPKESFDRFAHPETVRRSTTGPKLRVTDLSGDRFANISFRADGGRIIGIAGLIGSGRTELLETIAGARRAMAGEIELDGRAVRFKHPWEALKAGVALVPEDRHRSGVILQHSIQRNLTLAHRRSLTRAGFVDNRAAANLVRGLADTLQVKAASMASPVQSLSGGNQQKVVFAKWLQPGMQVLLLDEPTQGVDVRARQEIYSVIRRFAEEGAAIVVVSSDFVELNELCDEICFMTSTTMSRSEPVTDDVTDQYIYSRLNERVLQSHERDHQ, from the coding sequence ATGGCGATTCCGACGAACCAGAACGACGCGAGCAGCGAGACGGTGCTCGTTGCGAAAGGCGTCAGCAAAGCGTTCAGCGGTGTCTACGCCCTGAAGGGGGTGGACTTCGACCTGCGGGCCGGAGAGGTGCATGCACTTCTCGGCGCGAACGGCGCAGGCAAGTCCACCCTCATCAAGATCCTCGACGGCGTGCAGCCGCAAGACGAGGGGACCGTCGAGATCGACGGGCGGGAGCGGACCCCGGCAGACATCGCGACGGTCTTCCAGGAGCTGAGCCTCGTGCCGTCGCTGTCGGTCGCGGAGAACATCTTCCTCGGCAACGAGCCGCGCAACCGCTTCACCTTCGTCGACCGCAAGAAGATGAACCGGGTCGCGAAGGAGCTCCTAGAGGGGCTAGGACTGCGTCTGCGCCCGGAGGAGCCGGTCGAGAACCTGTCCGTGGCTTCCCGCCAACTCGTGGAGATCGCCAAGGCAATTCATCGAGACGCACGCGTCCTCGTGCTCGACGAGCCGACCTCGACGCTGACGAAGGCCGACCAGCTGCTGCTGTTCGAGAGCGTGCGCGACATCCAGAAGTCCGGCGTCGGCATCATCTACGTCACGCACCGCCTGACCGAGGTGTTCGAGCTCGCAGATCGCGTCACGATCATCCGCGACGGTCGGAAGGTTCTCACCGAGAACGTCGCCGAGATGGAGATGGCGACACTCGTGCGCGAGATCAGCGGCACGGCGATCGACGAAGACGGCCCCCCCAAGGAGAGCTTCGACCGATTCGCGCACCCGGAGACCGTGAGGAGGTCGACCACCGGTCCGAAGCTCCGTGTCACCGACCTGTCAGGCGATCGGTTCGCGAACATCAGCTTCCGCGCCGACGGCGGACGGATCATCGGCATCGCCGGGCTCATCGGGTCGGGCCGCACCGAGCTCCTCGAGACGATCGCCGGCGCGCGTCGTGCGATGGCCGGCGAGATCGAACTCGACGGCCGGGCGGTCAGATTCAAGCACCCCTGGGAGGCGCTGAAAGCAGGCGTTGCGCTCGTTCCGGAGGACCGGCATCGCTCGGGCGTCATCCTTCAGCACTCCATCCAGAGGAACCTCACGCTGGCCCATCGCAGATCGCTCACCCGCGCCGGGTTCGTCGACAACCGAGCCGCCGCGAACCTCGTGCGCGGTCTCGCCGACACCCTGCAGGTCAAGGCGGCGTCGATGGCCAGCCCTGTGCAGTCCCTCTCCGGCGGCAATCAGCAGAAGGTCGTCTTCGCGAAGTGGCTGCAGCCGGGCATGCAGGTTCTGCTTCTCGACGAGCCGACACAGGGCGTGGACGTACGTGCCCGTCAGGAGATCTACAGCGTCATCCGCCGCTTCGCCGAGGAGGGTGCCGCGATCGTCGTGGTCTCGTCCGACTTCGTCGAACTGAACGAGCTCTGCGACGAGATCTGCTTCATGACCTCGACCACCATGAGCCGGTCCGAGCCCGTGACCGACGACGTCACGGATCAGTACATCTACTCCAGACTCAATGAAAGGGTGCTGCAGAGCCATGAGCGCGACCACCAGTAA
- a CDS encoding ATP-dependent DNA helicase → MIAPKYPPAARTIAAHDDRPVQASRAASKIAELAGAVRPLSRRSAQIEANRARLIEEWSAAHGGSAPSVDLLHQIDRRAWAVARPNKPPDLDEASWESRVRDEIAAIDPDLVTARAPTVVAATDPHALDLDLLAAAAIVDADERSASSGGRFSTFDIRAGATRALSRTGIVAPRDQLDVVIVEITTRAAKAVYRLVAEVPPAHVKAYMATETVRARVRLAGHLDVLARAGRSLLPDELHWFAANEDISTLDASQSVAASAIAGTDGLVTVTGPAGTGKTTMLRVAFAALGAQRRHMLVVAPTRKAASVASREVGAAASSIHALLGDHGYRWGADEAGAMVRTRLRVGELDPRTGATYGGPAQYVLRSRDRIVVDEAGMVDLQTANVLVDLAIEQGVGLAFVGDTHQALPVGHSGAMGSAIRHANAAVELDTVHRFRDPEYAALTLRLRDTSDREHALAVAGELAERGHVEQVDHHDAARERMIDAYFEWHARGKRVTLVSGTNAEADAINDAIQQRRVDHGELNPGVLAWGMGEQRILVGDTVQTRRNDRLTGVENRAQWIVRAIRDDFVHLVSVGDSGELRRVSAEYAREHLQLAYASTVHGVQGETADASVVGPDVDAAGLYVGLTRGRVHNSAIVVAGTDAAARECLAESMRRGTPELTMQDAVRAAQAKMRLAARARDVAAMATGPIVGAPNAGRGIGM, encoded by the coding sequence ATGATCGCACCGAAGTATCCGCCGGCCGCGAGGACAATCGCGGCCCACGATGATCGTCCCGTCCAAGCGAGCCGTGCAGCAAGTAAGATCGCAGAACTCGCCGGCGCCGTCCGCCCGCTCTCGCGCCGATCGGCACAGATCGAGGCGAACCGCGCGCGCCTGATCGAAGAGTGGTCGGCGGCGCACGGGGGATCTGCGCCGAGCGTCGACTTGCTCCATCAGATCGACCGGCGCGCGTGGGCGGTCGCGCGACCGAACAAGCCACCAGACCTCGACGAGGCCTCGTGGGAGTCGCGCGTCCGCGACGAGATCGCGGCGATCGATCCCGACCTGGTCACCGCGCGTGCACCGACTGTAGTCGCTGCGACAGACCCGCACGCCCTCGACCTAGATTTGCTGGCTGCTGCGGCGATCGTGGATGCGGATGAACGGTCCGCATCAAGCGGCGGGAGATTCAGCACCTTCGACATCCGCGCCGGAGCAACGCGCGCGCTCTCACGCACCGGCATCGTTGCGCCACGCGATCAGCTCGACGTCGTGATCGTCGAGATCACGACGCGCGCCGCGAAGGCCGTCTATCGGCTCGTTGCGGAGGTTCCACCCGCGCACGTGAAGGCCTACATGGCCACCGAGACAGTCCGCGCCAGGGTGCGCCTCGCCGGACACCTTGACGTGCTCGCCCGGGCGGGGCGCTCGCTTCTGCCCGATGAGTTGCATTGGTTCGCGGCCAACGAGGACATCTCGACACTGGATGCTTCGCAAAGCGTTGCGGCGTCCGCTATCGCCGGGACGGATGGGCTCGTAACCGTCACCGGCCCCGCTGGCACAGGCAAGACGACGATGCTGCGTGTTGCGTTCGCGGCGCTTGGGGCGCAGCGGCGTCACATGCTCGTCGTCGCTCCAACCCGGAAAGCGGCGTCTGTGGCGTCTCGGGAGGTCGGTGCTGCGGCATCCAGTATTCATGCACTGCTCGGAGACCACGGCTACCGGTGGGGTGCCGATGAGGCTGGTGCGATGGTGCGGACACGACTGCGTGTGGGGGAGCTTGATCCCCGCACGGGTGCCACGTACGGCGGGCCGGCGCAGTATGTGCTGCGTTCTCGCGATCGGATCGTGGTCGATGAAGCTGGCATGGTCGATCTGCAGACGGCGAACGTCCTCGTCGACCTCGCGATCGAGCAGGGGGTCGGACTCGCGTTCGTCGGGGACACGCACCAGGCACTGCCGGTCGGACATTCCGGTGCGATGGGTTCAGCGATCCGGCATGCGAACGCCGCGGTTGAGCTGGATACGGTGCATCGGTTTCGCGATCCCGAGTACGCGGCGCTCACCTTGCGGCTGCGCGACACGAGCGACCGCGAGCACGCGCTGGCGGTCGCGGGTGAGCTGGCGGAGCGCGGTCATGTCGAGCAAGTCGATCATCACGACGCAGCCCGTGAGCGGATGATCGACGCCTACTTCGAATGGCATGCGCGCGGCAAGCGGGTGACGTTGGTTTCCGGTACCAACGCTGAGGCGGATGCCATCAACGACGCGATCCAGCAGCGGCGCGTCGATCACGGCGAGCTGAATCCCGGCGTGCTCGCGTGGGGAATGGGAGAGCAGCGCATCCTCGTCGGCGACACCGTCCAGACCCGCCGAAACGACCGGCTCACGGGCGTCGAGAATCGTGCGCAGTGGATCGTGCGCGCCATCCGCGACGACTTCGTCCATCTTGTGTCGGTCGGCGACAGCGGGGAGTTGCGGCGAGTGTCTGCCGAATACGCGCGAGAGCACCTGCAGCTCGCCTACGCGTCGACGGTGCATGGCGTACAGGGCGAAACCGCCGACGCCTCCGTGGTCGGGCCGGATGTCGACGCGGCGGGCCTATACGTCGGACTCACTCGCGGGCGGGTGCACAACAGCGCGATCGTCGTCGCGGGGACGGATGCCGCCGCCCGCGAGTGTCTCGCCGAGTCAATGCGGCGCGGAACGCCGGAGCTGACGATGCAGGATGCTGTGCGCGCGGCTCAGGCCAAGATGCGGCTCGCGGCACGGGCGCGGGATGTGGCGGCGATGGCGACGGGGCCGATTGTTGGGGCACCGAATGCGGGGCGTGGGATCGGGATGTAG